A single Phragmites australis chromosome 4, lpPhrAust1.1, whole genome shotgun sequence DNA region contains:
- the LOC133914217 gene encoding auxin-responsive protein SAUR71-like, which produces MVMWRKKSSGGESPSRGAGVHEDEKVPRGHVPMVAGCEGEGERVLVPVRLLSDPSIAELLDMAAQWYGYGQPGVLRVPCDAEHFRRVVDGAMQRCGISSA; this is translated from the coding sequence ATGGTGatgtggaggaagaagagcagcGGCGGCGAGTCTCCCAGCCGCGGGGCTGGAGTGCACGAGGACGAGAAGGTCCCGAGAGGGCACGTCCCGATGGTCGCCGGTTGTGAAGGCGAAGGCGAGCGCGTTCTGGTGCCGGTGAGGCTGCTGAGCGACCCCAGCATCGCGGAGCTGCTGGACATGGCGGCTCAGTGGTACGGGTACGGCCAGCCGGGAGTGCTGCGGGTCCCCTGCGACGCGGAGCACTTCCGCCGGGTCGTCGACGGCGCCATGCAGAGATGCGGGATCAGCTCGGCGTGA